A single Kribbella aluminosa DNA region contains:
- a CDS encoding Calx-beta domain-containing protein, with product MRPLADGYQLTLHLDAPAPLRASLPLLEVDGTALGVAKQSPDRRTMTLVTTDPAVLTAHDVRLVWSGDLGKEAGKSRGITAAAGPTDAYWLKARRGPLLPADPGALGKYKVDTAEYNLGDEAVYLPGLGHRSELLGKVYTPHGAIGPRPLVVFLHGRHENCYGEPTDPNSLDKPWPCPKGMKPVPSYRGYDGPATALASNGYQVVSISANAINGWDGDAYDAGAQARAELILDHLALWRKWSTIGGGPFGTRFVGKVDLQNVGLMGHSRGGEGVARAAVLNADRGGQYGIRAVLPLAPTDFARATVPGVAMSVVLPYCDGDVSDLEGQQFYDDTRYSVSGDTAPRSTVTVLGADHNFFNTEWTPGQSVAPSIDDWAGDEKESPCGAKTPGRLTAKQQQAVGTAYVAGFFRLQLGHERQFLPQFDGSDSRAASAGKAVIRVVSQAPLASREDLNHFDTALPAGAVSGKATATVCAGVTSTAVRAALPTCMSTDDWANAPHWTTAWFASKTPTTAVTKLKWSGANGVVRIAVPAWQRDVRRFAALTFRAAPDPAGKPTTDLTVRVVDGHGRAAAVPVSTVSDALVRMPGANGNGLPKNLLRTVRVPLTSLVGVDLSDVRSVELRTDRVATGSAYVSDLSFSSPGLGLSAPAVLLPKVSASNVTVKEGDKGIHNVDFWVRLSRPSIRPVTVYAETNGDLGESVGEVARRLVFKPGQVRQKVTVPIRGNTRDSYDLPFSLVLSAPHDALLNESFGHGLVLDDDPTPTLTLGNVRTVEKAGVVNLPVKLSAPSDKYITFSGVLKDGTAVIRKDYASVNDDGTGPAIRAIDGYVEPGKTTGELQVKIVDDKVKEPTETFSVVIDTVDSALLKLPTTLTVTITDND from the coding sequence GTGCGACCGCTCGCAGACGGCTATCAACTGACCCTGCACCTCGACGCGCCGGCACCGCTGCGCGCATCCCTTCCGCTGCTGGAGGTCGACGGCACCGCCTTGGGCGTTGCCAAGCAGTCGCCCGACCGCAGGACGATGACCCTGGTCACCACTGACCCGGCCGTCCTGACCGCACACGACGTACGCCTCGTCTGGTCCGGAGACCTGGGCAAGGAGGCGGGTAAGAGCCGTGGCATCACCGCCGCAGCCGGCCCGACCGATGCCTACTGGCTGAAAGCACGGCGTGGTCCGCTGCTGCCGGCCGACCCGGGAGCACTGGGCAAGTACAAGGTGGACACCGCCGAGTACAACCTGGGCGACGAGGCCGTGTACCTGCCCGGCCTCGGGCACCGGTCCGAGCTGCTCGGCAAGGTGTACACGCCGCACGGTGCGATCGGACCGCGACCACTGGTCGTTTTCCTGCACGGCCGGCACGAGAACTGCTACGGGGAGCCCACAGACCCCAACAGCCTCGACAAGCCGTGGCCGTGTCCCAAGGGGATGAAGCCGGTCCCCAGCTACCGCGGGTACGACGGTCCGGCGACAGCACTGGCCAGCAACGGCTACCAGGTCGTGTCGATCAGTGCCAACGCCATCAACGGCTGGGACGGTGACGCGTACGACGCCGGCGCACAGGCGCGGGCCGAGCTGATCCTGGACCACCTGGCGCTCTGGCGGAAGTGGTCCACCATCGGCGGCGGGCCGTTCGGTACCCGCTTCGTCGGCAAGGTGGACCTGCAGAACGTCGGGCTGATGGGTCACTCACGTGGCGGCGAGGGAGTAGCCCGGGCCGCGGTGCTGAACGCGGACCGCGGCGGCCAGTACGGCATCCGTGCGGTACTCCCGCTCGCTCCCACGGACTTTGCCCGTGCCACGGTGCCGGGCGTTGCCATGAGCGTCGTACTGCCGTACTGCGACGGGGACGTGTCCGATCTGGAAGGACAGCAGTTCTACGACGACACCAGGTACTCCGTGAGTGGTGACACCGCACCGCGGTCGACCGTCACGGTGCTGGGCGCAGACCACAACTTCTTCAACACCGAGTGGACGCCGGGGCAGTCGGTGGCCCCGTCCATCGACGACTGGGCCGGCGACGAGAAAGAGTCGCCGTGTGGTGCGAAGACTCCGGGCCGGTTGACAGCGAAGCAGCAGCAGGCTGTCGGTACGGCGTACGTCGCGGGCTTCTTCCGCCTGCAGCTGGGGCACGAGAGGCAGTTCCTGCCGCAGTTCGACGGCTCCGACTCGCGGGCCGCGTCTGCCGGTAAGGCCGTAATACGGGTGGTGTCGCAGGCGCCGCTGGCGTCGCGGGAGGACCTGAACCACTTCGACACCGCACTACCGGCCGGCGCGGTCAGTGGGAAGGCTACGGCGACGGTGTGTGCCGGTGTGACCAGTACTGCGGTCAGGGCTGCCCTGCCGACGTGCATGAGCACCGACGACTGGGCCAACGCACCGCACTGGACGACAGCGTGGTTCGCGTCGAAGACACCGACCACCGCGGTGACCAAGCTCAAGTGGAGCGGTGCGAACGGAGTAGTGCGTATCGCTGTGCCTGCCTGGCAGCGTGACGTACGGCGGTTCGCTGCACTCACGTTCCGCGCCGCACCGGACCCTGCTGGCAAGCCCACGACGGACCTGACCGTCCGCGTGGTCGACGGGCACGGGCGGGCAGCCGCCGTACCGGTGTCTACCGTCAGCGACGCACTGGTACGAATGCCTGGCGCTAACGGGAACGGGCTACCTAAGAACCTGCTGCGGACGGTACGTGTCCCGTTGACGTCGCTGGTGGGCGTGGACCTGAGTGACGTACGCAGTGTGGAGCTGCGGACGGACAGGGTCGCCACCGGGTCGGCGTACGTGAGTGACTTGAGCTTCTCGAGTCCCGGGCTCGGGCTGTCGGCCCCTGCGGTCCTGCTGCCGAAGGTGTCCGCTTCCAACGTCACGGTGAAGGAAGGGGACAAGGGCATACACAACGTGGACTTCTGGGTCCGGCTGTCGCGGCCGAGCATTCGGCCGGTCACGGTGTACGCCGAGACCAACGGGGACCTGGGGGAGTCAGTAGGCGAGGTAGCGCGCCGGCTGGTGTTCAAGCCGGGGCAGGTACGTCAGAAGGTGACCGTGCCGATCAGGGGGAACACGCGGGACAGCTACGACCTCCCGTTCAGCCTGGTGTTGTCCGCACCGCACGACGCGCTGCTGAACGAGTCCTTCGGGCACGGCCTGGTCCTTGACGACGACCCGACGCCGACACTCACCCTCGGCAACGTGAGGACCGTGGAGAAGGCGGGCGTCGTCAACCTCCCCGTCAAGCTGTCCGCGCCGAGCGACAAGTACATCACCTTCTCCGGCGTCCTGAAGGACGGTACGGCGGTGATCCGGAAGGACTACGCCAGCGTCAACGACGACGGCACCGGCCCCGCGATCCGGGCCATCGACGGGTACGTCGAACCGGGGAAGACCACCGGCGAGCTCCAGGTCAAGATCGTCGACGACAAGGTCAAGGAGCCGACCGAGACGTTCAGCGTCGTGATCGACACCGTGGACAGCGCGCTGCTGAAGCTCCCGACCACGCTCACAGTCACGATCACCGACAACGACTGA
- the moeZ gene encoding adenylyltransferase/sulfurtransferase MoeZ → MSLPPLVEPADELTIDEVRRYSRHLIIPEVGMAGQKRLKNAKVLVIGAGGLGSPALLYLAAAGVGTLGIVEFDTVDESNLQRQIIHGQSDVGKSKAQSAKESILEANPYTNVVLHETRLDNDNVFEIFEQYDLIVDGTDNFATRYLVNDAAVLLHKPYVWGSIFRFDGQVSVFWADNGPCYRCLYPEPPPPGMVPSCAEGGVLGVLCASVGAAQVTEAIKLLTGIGDPSLGRLNIYEALDLNWRSLKVRKDPNCAICGEHPTVTELIDYESFCGAITEEAADAAVGSTISVKQLSEWIKLKENGEKDFVLIDVREPNEYEINRIPGSVLIPKADFQTGVALEKLPQDKQLVFHCKSGVRSAEVLAIAKGAGFSDAVHVGGGVVAWVDQIDPSQPSY, encoded by the coding sequence GTGTCACTGCCACCGCTGGTCGAACCGGCCGACGAGCTCACGATCGACGAGGTGCGGCGGTATTCGCGGCATCTGATCATCCCCGAGGTCGGGATGGCCGGGCAGAAGCGGCTGAAGAACGCCAAGGTGCTGGTGATCGGCGCCGGCGGTCTCGGCAGCCCTGCGCTGCTGTACCTGGCCGCCGCCGGTGTCGGCACGCTCGGCATCGTCGAGTTCGACACCGTCGACGAGTCCAACCTGCAGCGCCAGATCATCCACGGCCAGTCCGATGTGGGGAAGTCCAAGGCCCAGTCGGCCAAGGAGTCCATCCTCGAGGCCAACCCGTACACGAACGTCGTCCTGCACGAGACCCGGCTGGACAACGACAACGTGTTCGAGATCTTCGAGCAGTACGATCTGATCGTCGACGGCACCGACAACTTCGCCACCAGGTACCTGGTGAACGACGCCGCGGTGCTGCTCCACAAGCCGTACGTGTGGGGTTCGATCTTCCGCTTCGACGGCCAGGTCAGCGTGTTCTGGGCCGACAACGGCCCGTGCTACCGCTGCCTGTACCCGGAGCCCCCGCCTCCCGGCATGGTCCCGTCGTGCGCCGAGGGCGGTGTGCTCGGCGTGCTCTGCGCGTCGGTCGGCGCCGCGCAGGTCACCGAGGCGATCAAGCTGCTCACCGGCATCGGCGACCCGTCGCTGGGCCGGCTGAACATCTACGAGGCGCTCGACCTGAACTGGCGTTCGCTGAAGGTCCGCAAGGACCCGAACTGCGCCATCTGCGGCGAGCACCCGACGGTCACCGAGCTGATCGACTACGAGAGCTTCTGCGGCGCGATCACCGAGGAGGCGGCCGACGCGGCCGTCGGCTCGACGATCTCGGTGAAGCAGCTCAGCGAGTGGATCAAGCTCAAGGAGAACGGCGAGAAGGACTTCGTCCTGATCGACGTCCGGGAGCCGAACGAGTACGAGATCAACCGGATCCCGGGCTCGGTGCTGATCCCGAAGGCGGACTTCCAGACCGGTGTGGCGCTGGAGAAGCTGCCGCAGGACAAGCAGCTGGTCTTCCACTGCAAGTCCGGCGTCCGCTCCGCCGAGGTCCTCGCCATCGCCAAGGGCGCGGGCTTCTCGGACGCCGTCCACGTCGGCGGCGGCGTCGTCGCGTGGGTTGACCAGATCGACCCGAGTCAGCCGTCCTACTAA
- a CDS encoding maleylpyruvate isomerase family mycothiol-dependent enzyme, which translates to MTAVLAERIGRAGRPRCRIHRDAELQAWHELLASIEGVEWQRRTVCDEWDVADIAGHLIGQAEDVNQLASFSRRYRKAKRVHPDVPRIDAHMMVQADEHRGTPPAQLRTEFDARWARATQRISTEPGLMRRMSMTFNGFRMNLGYIHDILLARDLWMHRDDVCQALGRPFDAGSYGEELVAQVMYDVIDGPWWGERPAVEVELTGAGGGTYQLGRGTPVGRAAVDAVAYMRTLSGRDDAPVVTGDPVATEAVASCRMPF; encoded by the coding sequence ATGACCGCAGTACTCGCGGAGCGGATCGGGCGGGCCGGGCGCCCGCGGTGCCGGATCCACCGGGACGCCGAGCTCCAGGCGTGGCACGAACTGCTCGCGTCGATCGAGGGGGTCGAGTGGCAGCGCCGTACGGTCTGCGACGAATGGGATGTCGCGGACATCGCCGGGCACCTGATCGGGCAGGCGGAGGACGTGAACCAGCTCGCGTCGTTCTCGCGGCGGTACCGGAAGGCGAAGCGGGTCCATCCGGACGTGCCGCGGATCGACGCGCACATGATGGTGCAGGCCGACGAGCACCGGGGTACGCCGCCTGCGCAGCTGCGGACCGAGTTCGACGCGCGGTGGGCGCGGGCGACCCAACGGATCTCGACGGAGCCGGGACTGATGCGGCGGATGTCGATGACGTTCAACGGGTTCCGGATGAACCTCGGGTACATCCACGACATCCTGCTGGCGCGCGACCTGTGGATGCATCGCGACGACGTCTGCCAAGCCCTCGGCCGGCCGTTCGACGCCGGGTCGTACGGCGAGGAGCTCGTCGCGCAGGTGATGTACGACGTGATCGACGGTCCGTGGTGGGGCGAGCGGCCCGCGGTCGAGGTGGAGCTCACGGGCGCGGGAGGTGGGACCTACCAGCTCGGGAGGGGTACGCCGGTGGGTCGCGCGGCCGTCGACGCGGTCGCGTACATGCGCACCTTGTCCGGACGCGACGACGCCCCAGTGGTCACAGGTGATCCCGTGGCCACTGAGGCGGTCGCTTCGTGCAGGATGCCCTTTTAG
- a CDS encoding TetR/AcrR family transcriptional regulator — MSTAAPDRRTRRRQATIAEILDVAIELMSSEGVAALSLSAVARRLGLQPPSLYQYFPSKMAIYDALFQRGAELFLAAQREAIAAATTDDVVQLHLIGTTAFARWSMQNPVYTQLLFWRTVPGFEPSPEAFAPAQQALADLRAQLQAGVDAGRLHPDAASEEGLAVFTSVTAGVLSQQLANEPDASFDEGRFSRLLPVVLEMFYRYYAPTRGTT, encoded by the coding sequence ATGAGCACTGCCGCACCGGACCGCCGTACCCGCCGTCGTCAGGCGACGATCGCGGAGATCCTCGACGTCGCGATCGAGCTGATGAGCAGCGAGGGGGTCGCGGCGCTCAGCCTGTCCGCTGTGGCGCGGCGGCTCGGCCTGCAGCCGCCGTCGCTCTACCAGTACTTCCCGTCGAAGATGGCGATCTACGACGCGTTGTTCCAGCGCGGCGCGGAGCTGTTCCTGGCCGCGCAACGGGAGGCGATCGCGGCAGCGACGACCGACGACGTGGTGCAGCTGCACCTGATCGGGACCACCGCGTTCGCCCGGTGGAGCATGCAGAACCCGGTCTACACGCAGCTCCTGTTCTGGCGGACGGTCCCCGGCTTCGAGCCGAGCCCGGAGGCGTTCGCGCCGGCGCAGCAGGCGTTGGCCGACCTCCGCGCGCAGCTACAGGCAGGCGTGGACGCCGGTCGGCTGCATCCGGACGCCGCGAGCGAAGAAGGGCTGGCGGTGTTCACGTCGGTCACAGCGGGGGTGCTCTCGCAGCAGTTGGCGAACGAGCCGGACGCTTCGTTCGACGAGGGGCGGTTCAGCCGGCTGCTCCCCGTCGTACTCGAGATGTTCTATCGGTACTACGCACCAACAAGGGGGACGACATGA
- a CDS encoding DUF2277 domain-containing protein: protein MCRNITVLRGLEPSATSEEIYAAALQYVRKVTGVGSLSATTRAPIERAATEVARITEQLLEEMPARRTPPQTVPPLRRPEVRARLGLD, encoded by the coding sequence ATGTGCAGAAACATCACCGTGCTCCGGGGACTCGAGCCGTCCGCGACCTCCGAGGAGATCTACGCGGCCGCATTGCAGTACGTCCGAAAGGTGACCGGCGTCGGCTCGCTGAGCGCGACCACCCGCGCCCCGATCGAGCGTGCGGCCACCGAGGTCGCCCGCATCACCGAGCAACTCCTCGAGGAGATGCCGGCCCGCCGCACCCCACCCCAGACCGTCCCACCACTACGCCGGCCCGAAGTCCGCGCCCGCCTCGGCCTCGACTAG
- a CDS encoding TIGR03560 family F420-dependent LLM class oxidoreductase gives MRFAIKTRPEHTTWQQMRDVWVAADQFEIFESAWHWDHFYPLTGDMQGPNLEAWTTLAALAQATSRIRLGCQVTGMIYRHPAVLANMAATTDIISNGRLELGIGAGWNEMETAAYGIELYGLKERFDRFDEGTQAMIALLTEKVANFDGKYIKLTDAYCNPKPVQTPHPPITIGGRGPKRTLGAVARWAQQWNAIVQGTEDWKSLKDVLVQRCEEVGRDVDEITCSVNVRIDPDSPLDKAVSEAEAYGAAGVDLVIMNLPLDAGPSVLEPLAKALAPLA, from the coding sequence ATGCGGTTCGCGATCAAGACCAGGCCGGAGCACACGACCTGGCAGCAGATGCGGGACGTGTGGGTGGCGGCGGACCAGTTCGAGATCTTCGAGTCCGCCTGGCACTGGGACCACTTCTACCCGCTCACCGGTGACATGCAGGGGCCGAACCTCGAGGCCTGGACGACGCTCGCCGCGCTCGCGCAGGCGACGTCCCGGATCCGGCTCGGCTGCCAGGTGACCGGGATGATCTACCGGCACCCGGCGGTGCTCGCAAACATGGCCGCGACCACGGACATCATCAGCAACGGCCGCCTCGAGCTCGGCATCGGCGCCGGCTGGAACGAGATGGAGACCGCGGCGTACGGCATCGAGCTGTACGGCCTGAAGGAGCGCTTCGACCGGTTCGACGAGGGCACGCAGGCGATGATCGCGCTGCTCACCGAGAAGGTGGCGAACTTCGACGGCAAGTACATCAAGCTCACCGACGCGTACTGCAACCCGAAGCCCGTGCAGACGCCGCACCCGCCGATCACCATCGGCGGCAGGGGCCCGAAGCGGACGCTCGGCGCGGTCGCCAGGTGGGCGCAGCAATGGAACGCCATCGTCCAGGGCACCGAGGACTGGAAGTCGCTCAAGGACGTACTGGTCCAGCGCTGCGAGGAGGTCGGCCGCGACGTCGACGAGATCACCTGCTCGGTCAACGTCCGCATCGACCCGGACAGCCCGCTCGACAAGGCGGTCTCCGAGGCAGAGGCGTACGGCGCGGCCGGCGTGGACCTGGTCATCATGAACCTCCCGCTGGACGCGGGGCCGTCCGTCCTGGAGCCACTCGCGAAGGCGCTCGCCCCGCTCGCTTAG
- a CDS encoding MGMT family protein, which produces MDREEYVEAVLQAVESIPEGSVATYGDIAEYVGQGGPRQVGAIMREYGASVPWWRVIRASGVPADEVGDEQLHRLRSDGVRIANGRVNLRQARWDPQV; this is translated from the coding sequence GTGGATCGGGAGGAGTACGTCGAGGCGGTACTGCAGGCCGTGGAGTCGATCCCGGAGGGCAGCGTCGCGACGTACGGCGACATCGCGGAGTACGTCGGCCAGGGCGGACCGCGGCAGGTCGGCGCGATCATGCGCGAGTACGGCGCGAGCGTGCCGTGGTGGCGGGTGATCCGCGCTTCCGGCGTACCGGCGGACGAGGTCGGCGACGAGCAGTTGCACCGGCTGCGGTCGGACGGCGTACGGATCGCCAACGGCCGCGTCAACCTCCGCCAGGCGCGTTGGGATCCGCAGGTCTGA